The proteins below are encoded in one region of Aquisphaera giovannonii:
- a CDS encoding type IV pilus modification PilV family protein gives MIIRRTGPSSRRRRGVTIIETTVMMTGLAVMLGLCAAMLEFLMRIDADSRAKMEGAAALARLNERFREDVHLASSATPEAGAGDHGPRLRLTLEPDHRVEYEAAGVAKLVRIELRKGAVVHRESFHLPSRIPPRLEIREDDGLRFAVVGIDRRTPDVASNLPRPFEVVALVGKDRGPSAPSQAAGGGGSR, from the coding sequence ATGATCATTCGCAGGACGGGGCCGAGCTCCCGCCGGAGGCGGGGCGTCACGATCATCGAGACGACCGTGATGATGACCGGACTGGCCGTGATGCTGGGCCTCTGCGCCGCGATGCTCGAGTTCCTCATGAGGATCGACGCCGACAGCCGGGCGAAGATGGAGGGTGCGGCCGCCCTCGCCCGCCTGAACGAGCGGTTCCGCGAGGACGTGCACCTCGCCTCGTCGGCGACGCCGGAGGCAGGGGCCGGCGATCACGGCCCCCGGCTTCGGCTGACCCTGGAGCCGGACCACCGGGTGGAGTACGAGGCGGCCGGCGTGGCGAAGCTGGTCCGGATCGAGCTCAGGAAGGGGGCCGTCGTGCATCGGGAGTCTTTCCACCTGCCGTCGCGGATCCCGCCCCGGCTGGAGATCCGCGAGGACGACGGCCTCCGGTTCGCGGTCGTCGGCATCGACCGCAGGACGCCGGACGTTGCGTCGAATCTGCCTCGGCCCTTCGAGGTGGTGGCCCTCGTGGGCAAGGACCGGGGCCCATCGGCCCCGTCGCAGGCCGCCGGCGGGGGAGGCTCGCGATGA
- a CDS encoding DUF1559 domain-containing protein translates to MTRGLKRTPRRSGFTLIELLVVIAIIAVLIALLLPAVQSAREAARRAQCVNNLMQLGLALQNYESAHECLPPGVVAASGPVLDVPKGYGFGWMAQILPYFEQRNVYNHLNFRADLYEAINVTSRTHLIRSFLCPSDNGPSRDKNRVAMTSYAGVHHDVEAPIAADNRGVLFLNSRVAYEDISDGSSSTIFVGEKLNDGLDLGWASGTRSSLRNTGLSVNRTPGSGANARRPASDSDDAEDLAKVGRPEFVGGFGSRHPGGSNFAFGDGSIRFIKSSISPGVYRHLANRSDGEVVDSDTY, encoded by the coding sequence ATGACCCGTGGCCTGAAACGTACGCCCCGCCGGAGCGGGTTCACCCTGATCGAGCTGCTCGTCGTGATCGCGATCATCGCGGTCCTGATCGCGCTGCTCCTCCCGGCGGTGCAGTCGGCCCGCGAGGCGGCGCGGCGGGCGCAGTGCGTCAACAACCTGATGCAGCTCGGCCTGGCTCTCCAGAATTACGAATCCGCGCACGAATGCCTGCCGCCGGGCGTCGTCGCCGCGAGCGGCCCGGTCCTGGACGTGCCCAAGGGATACGGGTTCGGGTGGATGGCCCAGATCCTGCCCTACTTCGAGCAGCGGAATGTCTACAATCACCTCAATTTCAGGGCCGACCTCTACGAGGCGATCAACGTCACCTCCCGCACGCACCTGATCCGCAGCTTCCTCTGCCCGTCGGACAATGGGCCCTCGCGCGACAAGAACCGGGTGGCGATGACGAGCTACGCGGGCGTCCACCACGACGTCGAGGCGCCCATCGCGGCGGACAACCGCGGCGTCCTGTTCCTGAACAGCCGCGTGGCCTACGAGGACATCAGCGACGGGTCGTCCTCGACGATCTTCGTGGGGGAGAAGCTGAATGATGGCCTGGACCTGGGCTGGGCCTCCGGCACGAGGTCCAGCCTGAGGAACACCGGGTTGAGCGTCAACAGGACGCCCGGCTCAGGCGCCAATGCCCGGCGCCCCGCATCCGACTCCGACGACGCGGAGGATCTCGCCAAGGTCGGCAGGCCGGAGTTCGTCGGCGGTTTCGGCAGCCGGCACCCGGGCGGCTCCAACTTCGCCTTCGGGGACGGCTCGATCCGCTTCATCAAGTCCAGCATCTCCCCCGGCGTGTACCGGCACCTCGCGAATCGGTCGGACGGCGAGGTCGTGGATTCCGACACCTACTGA
- a CDS encoding type II secretion system F family protein — translation MSDVWEVDEGEEPQGVPAPRRQDKPAAEQLDEELDLLPSPPPSMRIWQMMGLVALVAVALALALAIGFRALPLVIFGGFLSLIAGAIAMGVVASGKRLSRQDALLSIMAVAAERGMPMPLTIAALADQYSGIGRRRILDLAASLHGGRSLPEALEASPGLVSKDAVLLAYVGQQTGRVPEALRMAASARASQMPAWVGVVARLTYFLAMLLVIETITGFILYYIVPRMEVIFKDFGVPLPGITLFVIGVSHLIIEYFYLLSPLLLLNILLLLYLPYSFSGWFDYDVPFFDRLLRRRHAALILRALSLSVGSKTPIEQAMGTLANHYPAWWMRRKLVAAEMEVQHGGPWIDALVRRGIVRRGEAELLQSATRVGNLAWAMREVADAGDRRTARRLQVVIQTLFPAVVLGLGVLVFFITAAFFIPLVTLIERLAEV, via the coding sequence ATGAGCGACGTGTGGGAGGTGGACGAGGGGGAGGAGCCGCAAGGCGTCCCCGCCCCGCGCCGGCAGGACAAGCCGGCGGCGGAGCAACTCGACGAGGAGCTCGATCTACTCCCGTCGCCTCCCCCTTCGATGCGGATCTGGCAGATGATGGGGCTGGTCGCCCTGGTGGCGGTCGCCCTGGCCCTCGCCCTGGCGATCGGGTTCCGGGCCTTACCCCTCGTGATCTTCGGCGGCTTCCTGTCGCTGATCGCGGGCGCCATCGCGATGGGCGTCGTGGCGTCGGGGAAACGCCTGAGCCGGCAGGATGCCCTGCTGTCGATCATGGCCGTCGCCGCCGAGCGGGGCATGCCCATGCCGCTGACGATCGCCGCGCTGGCCGATCAGTACTCGGGCATCGGGCGGAGGCGGATCCTGGACCTGGCCGCGAGCCTCCACGGCGGCCGGTCGTTGCCGGAAGCCCTCGAAGCCTCCCCGGGACTCGTCTCGAAGGATGCCGTCCTGCTCGCGTACGTCGGCCAGCAAACCGGACGGGTCCCGGAAGCCCTGCGGATGGCCGCGAGCGCGAGGGCCTCCCAGATGCCCGCCTGGGTCGGCGTCGTGGCCCGGCTCACCTACTTCCTCGCGATGCTGCTCGTCATCGAGACGATCACGGGATTCATCCTCTACTACATCGTCCCCAGGATGGAGGTGATCTTCAAGGACTTCGGCGTCCCGCTCCCGGGCATCACGTTGTTCGTCATCGGCGTGTCGCATCTGATCATCGAGTACTTCTACCTTCTCTCGCCGCTCTTGCTGCTCAACATCCTCCTGCTGCTCTACCTGCCCTATTCCTTCTCCGGCTGGTTCGATTACGACGTCCCGTTCTTCGACCGCCTGCTCCGACGGCGCCACGCGGCCCTCATCCTCCGCGCTCTCTCGCTCTCGGTGGGGTCCAAGACCCCGATCGAGCAGGCGATGGGGACGCTCGCGAACCATTACCCCGCGTGGTGGATGCGGCGGAAGCTCGTCGCCGCGGAGATGGAAGTGCAGCACGGGGGGCCCTGGATCGACGCCCTGGTCCGCCGCGGTATCGTGAGGCGGGGCGAGGCGGAGCTGCTCCAGTCGGCCACGCGCGTGGGGAACCTGGCCTGGGCCATGCGAGAGGTCGCGGACGCCGGCGACCGGCGGACGGCCCGCCGGCTCCAGGTCGTGATCCAGACGCTCTTCCCGGCGGTCGTGCTGGGGCTCGGCGTGCTCGTCTTCTTCATCACCGCCGCGTTCTTCATCCCCCTCGTCACCCTGATCGAGAGGCTCGCCGAGGTATGA
- a CDS encoding DUF1559 domain-containing protein has protein sequence MRRPRAFTLIELLVVISIICVLLTILIPVLLSAGEAARRVSCENNLKELSLALQNYHTIRNVLPAGCWSNSRPVASTPDGYWLGWIPSILPKMEQSRIFDSFNFDVGTGDAANSTVAFTQIKTLICPTGERTGRGMSLGWMGPQGGPSPSVSTPGPSYYAACHHDVEAAIDEDNRGVMFLNSRVRLDDILDGLSSTLLVGELQTPSPLGWASGTRASLRNTGHPLNAFDGQPIGRALPEGQQGASDLSATSVEAAITEGRLRVSPQFVGGFSSAHLGDGANFAFADGSVRFLRRTIERSVYERLGSRSDGEPVDESAY, from the coding sequence ATGCGACGTCCCAGGGCCTTCACGCTGATCGAGCTCCTCGTCGTGATCTCGATCATCTGCGTGCTGCTCACGATCCTGATCCCCGTGCTGCTCTCGGCCGGCGAGGCCGCGCGTCGGGTCTCGTGCGAGAACAACCTGAAGGAACTCTCCCTCGCCCTCCAGAACTACCACACGATCCGCAACGTCCTGCCCGCCGGATGCTGGTCGAACTCGAGGCCCGTGGCCAGCACGCCGGATGGCTACTGGCTCGGCTGGATCCCCTCGATCCTCCCGAAGATGGAGCAGTCGCGGATCTTCGATTCGTTCAACTTCGACGTGGGTACGGGCGATGCCGCGAACAGCACGGTCGCCTTCACGCAGATCAAGACGTTGATCTGCCCGACCGGCGAACGCACCGGACGCGGCATGTCCCTGGGCTGGATGGGGCCGCAGGGTGGCCCGTCACCCTCAGTTTCGACCCCGGGGCCTAGCTATTACGCGGCATGCCACCATGACGTCGAGGCGGCGATCGACGAGGACAATCGGGGCGTGATGTTCCTGAATAGCCGGGTCCGCCTGGACGACATCCTGGACGGCCTGAGCAGCACGCTCCTCGTCGGCGAGCTGCAGACGCCGTCCCCGCTCGGCTGGGCGTCGGGGACCCGCGCCTCGCTGCGGAACACCGGGCATCCGTTGAACGCCTTCGACGGCCAGCCGATCGGGCGGGCGCTGCCCGAGGGACAGCAGGGGGCGTCCGACCTGTCCGCGACGTCCGTGGAGGCCGCGATCACCGAAGGACGGCTCCGTGTCTCGCCCCAATTCGTGGGAGGATTCAGCAGCGCCCATCTCGGGGACGGGGCCAACTTCGCATTCGCCGACGGTTCCGTGCGGTTCCTCAGGCGGACGATCGAGCGATCCGTATACGAGCGCCTGGGAAGCCGGTCGGACGGGGAGCCCGTCGACGAATCCGCATACTGA
- a CDS encoding DUF1559 domain-containing protein, with translation MRRNGSSTRRLAGFTLVELVTVIGIIAVLIALLLPAIQSSRESARRLQCTKNLVQIGIALANYASSHRVFPPGVVNDDGPITNMPEGYHFGWAVQILPQLEKPAHFRAFDFGQSVYAEVNDTARTHVLSDFLCPSNSWPALTNYAACHHDVEAPIDRDNHGVFFLNSRVSLRDLSDGPACTILVGEIVGGESPLGWAVGTTSSLRNTGTRINESRGVNRTLLRGAAGNGKISPESIAEQIEADALPEDTVGGFSSQHGGGANFLFGDGSVRFLDEKIDPNVYRSLGHRNDGNLISDDAF, from the coding sequence ATGAGACGAAACGGGAGTTCGACGCGGCGGCTCGCCGGCTTCACGCTGGTCGAATTGGTCACGGTGATCGGCATCATCGCCGTCCTCATCGCGCTCCTGCTGCCGGCGATCCAGTCCTCGCGGGAGTCGGCGAGGCGGCTCCAGTGCACCAAGAACCTGGTGCAGATCGGCATCGCGCTGGCGAACTATGCCTCGTCACATCGGGTGTTCCCCCCCGGCGTGGTCAACGACGACGGGCCGATCACCAACATGCCCGAGGGATACCACTTCGGCTGGGCCGTCCAGATCCTGCCCCAGCTCGAGAAGCCGGCTCATTTCCGCGCCTTCGACTTCGGCCAGAGCGTCTACGCCGAGGTCAATGACACCGCGAGGACGCACGTCCTCAGCGACTTCCTCTGCCCTTCCAATTCCTGGCCCGCTCTGACGAATTATGCCGCCTGCCACCACGACGTGGAGGCCCCGATCGATCGCGACAATCACGGGGTGTTCTTCCTGAACAGCCGCGTCTCGCTCCGGGACCTCTCCGACGGGCCCGCCTGCACGATCCTGGTGGGCGAGATCGTCGGCGGCGAATCGCCGCTGGGATGGGCCGTGGGCACCACGTCGAGCCTGCGAAATACCGGGACGCGGATCAACGAGTCGCGAGGCGTGAACCGGACGCTCCTGCGGGGGGCGGCGGGCAATGGGAAGATCTCGCCCGAGTCCATCGCGGAGCAGATCGAGGCCGATGCCCTGCCGGAGGACACCGTCGGCGGCTTCTCCAGCCAGCACGGAGGCGGGGCGAATTTCCTCTTCGGCGACGGCTCGGTACGTTTCCTCGACGAGAAGATCGACCCGAACGTCTACAGGTCGCTCGGCCACCGGAACGACGGCAATCTCATCAGCGACGACGCCTTCTGA
- a CDS encoding type II secretion system F family protein, whose product MALVRSGLPLDRGLGRLGDDLRGGLKRIADALATRIGHGESLHEALDAEGQAAPPLYRAVVEAGARSGNLAAALEGLTSYLRGYGEARSAVGMALWYPILVLSLAYSLFLGLVTLVVPRFVSACESLGVPVVAPLRWLSTAGQLAWIWWPAWPITLIALLVAWRRSGGAAAFQGPSRSFLRFVPWVGELCEDYEAAGFAELLALLLEHGVGYPQALQLAGDASGNPTIADGARRLSEAVARGESAREALKDPKSRAFRPMLRWTLSTGAEQGALATALRNLAPMYRKRGAYQAEKLRIFLPALLMLVLGGAATALYGLSLFVPLAALLRTISSP is encoded by the coding sequence GTGGCGCTGGTTCGGTCCGGCCTGCCCCTGGACCGCGGCCTGGGACGGCTGGGAGATGACCTTCGCGGCGGCCTGAAGCGGATCGCCGACGCGCTCGCGACGCGCATCGGGCATGGCGAGAGCCTGCACGAGGCGCTGGATGCGGAGGGCCAGGCGGCCCCGCCGCTGTATCGGGCGGTCGTGGAGGCGGGGGCGAGGTCCGGGAACCTGGCCGCGGCCCTCGAGGGCCTGACCTCCTACCTCCGGGGATATGGGGAGGCCCGGTCGGCGGTCGGCATGGCGCTCTGGTATCCGATCCTCGTCCTGAGCCTGGCCTACTCCCTCTTCCTCGGGCTCGTCACGCTCGTGGTGCCCCGGTTCGTGTCGGCCTGCGAGTCGCTGGGAGTCCCCGTCGTCGCGCCCCTGCGATGGCTCTCGACGGCCGGCCAGCTCGCCTGGATCTGGTGGCCCGCCTGGCCGATCACGCTCATCGCCCTTCTGGTCGCCTGGCGGCGGTCGGGCGGGGCCGCAGCCTTCCAGGGGCCGTCCCGCTCTTTCCTCCGCTTCGTGCCCTGGGTCGGCGAGCTCTGCGAGGACTATGAGGCGGCGGGCTTCGCGGAGCTGCTCGCGCTCCTGCTGGAGCACGGAGTGGGCTATCCGCAGGCCCTGCAACTGGCCGGCGACGCGTCCGGGAACCCGACGATCGCCGACGGGGCGAGGAGGCTTTCCGAGGCGGTGGCACGCGGCGAGTCGGCCCGCGAGGCCCTCAAGGACCCGAAGTCGCGAGCCTTCCGCCCGATGCTCCGCTGGACGCTCTCCACGGGAGCGGAGCAGGGGGCCCTGGCGACTGCTCTGCGGAACCTCGCGCCGATGTACCGCAAGAGGGGGGCGTATCAGGCCGAGAAGCTCCGGATTTTCCTGCCTGCGTTGCTGATGCTGGTCCTGGGGGGGGCGGCGACGGCCCTCTATGGCCTGAGCCTGTTCGTCCCCCTCGCGGCCCTGCTCCGCACGATCTCGAGCCCCTGA
- a CDS encoding glycosyl hydrolase family 28-related protein — MIFRLRDADRRRAAGVCIYLALVSLVGCLCGQTSALCHAQHLGAGSGPGTTRPYPPCRAVVDVTQAPYLAKGDGKTDDTGALQKALNENVGRHRVIYLPAGTYLVSSTLSWPKRWEGRENWGHTMVRGQGAATTVLRLKDATFTDRDAPGAIMYCGGFGSADWFHNYVEDLSFDVGRMNPYASALQFYSNNSGAVRRCRFLAADGSGDVGLDLGHRDMNGPLLVRNCEVAGFRVGIRAAHAVNSQTFEHIRLSGQSAVGFENEGQPISIRGLISDNAVAAIKSYGLLCLIESTLKGHGRAASVPAVVNYNGGHVFLRDVATVGYKRALADVATPDSAAALRVEGEDRPGSLGPEIAEYSSGPPTMPFPSARRSPRLPVKETPEPPSDDPASWANVDDFGADATGGADSSSAIQKAIDSGASTVFLPGHYALTSTVILRGKVRRLAGVGGQVDYSRRSSPDFRIVDGDAPTVTLEHLASVNGGLEIDTRRAVVLRSVSDCDIRTTGRAEGGELFLEDVVTHDLSLRRRNTWARQINVENEGTHVRNDGSDLWMLGYKTERGGTLLETRGGGRSEVLGGFSYTTTAGGLAPMFVTADSSVFAYFAEVCFNGDPFSTLIRETRAGETRVVKRAEGSTTPYIASPAER; from the coding sequence ATGATTTTTCGCCTCCGGGACGCCGATCGCCGCCGGGCGGCCGGGGTTTGCATCTACCTCGCGCTCGTCTCGCTCGTCGGCTGCCTCTGTGGCCAGACGTCGGCCCTGTGCCATGCCCAGCACCTCGGCGCAGGCTCCGGCCCGGGGACGACCCGTCCCTATCCCCCTTGCCGGGCCGTCGTGGACGTCACGCAGGCCCCGTATCTGGCGAAGGGAGATGGGAAGACCGACGACACCGGTGCCCTGCAGAAGGCGCTCAACGAGAACGTCGGGCGGCACCGCGTCATCTATCTGCCCGCCGGGACCTATCTCGTGAGCTCGACACTGAGCTGGCCGAAGCGTTGGGAGGGTCGCGAGAACTGGGGGCACACGATGGTCCGCGGCCAGGGGGCCGCGACGACCGTGCTCCGGCTCAAGGACGCAACCTTCACGGACCGCGACGCCCCGGGAGCGATCATGTATTGCGGGGGGTTCGGGTCGGCCGACTGGTTCCATAACTACGTGGAAGACCTGTCCTTCGATGTGGGCCGGATGAACCCGTACGCTTCCGCGCTGCAGTTTTATTCGAACAATTCCGGGGCGGTGCGGCGTTGCCGGTTCCTCGCCGCCGACGGGAGCGGAGATGTGGGGCTCGACCTCGGGCACCGGGATATGAACGGACCCTTGCTCGTCCGGAATTGCGAGGTCGCCGGATTTCGGGTGGGCATCCGAGCGGCACACGCCGTCAATAGCCAGACGTTCGAGCACATCCGCCTGAGCGGCCAGTCCGCGGTCGGCTTCGAGAATGAAGGGCAACCGATCAGCATACGGGGCCTGATCAGCGACAATGCGGTCGCGGCGATCAAGTCCTACGGACTCCTCTGCCTGATCGAGTCCACCCTCAAGGGGCATGGACGGGCGGCGTCCGTCCCGGCCGTGGTCAATTACAACGGAGGCCATGTCTTCCTGCGGGACGTCGCCACCGTCGGCTACAAGAGAGCGCTCGCCGACGTGGCGACGCCGGACTCGGCGGCCGCGTTGCGCGTCGAGGGTGAGGACAGGCCGGGCAGCCTGGGTCCCGAGATCGCCGAGTATTCCTCCGGGCCGCCCACGATGCCGTTCCCGTCAGCCCGGCGTTCGCCACGCCTCCCCGTGAAGGAAACCCCAGAGCCCCCCTCCGACGACCCGGCGAGCTGGGCCAACGTGGACGACTTCGGCGCCGACGCGACCGGAGGGGCCGACTCGTCGTCGGCCATCCAGAAGGCCATCGACTCCGGGGCCTCGACGGTCTTCCTGCCGGGCCATTATGCGCTGACGTCGACCGTGATCCTTCGAGGGAAAGTCCGGCGGCTGGCCGGCGTGGGCGGGCAGGTCGACTACTCGAGGAGATCGAGCCCCGACTTTCGGATCGTCGACGGCGACGCGCCGACGGTCACGCTCGAACATCTCGCGAGCGTCAATGGCGGCCTGGAAATCGACACGCGGCGAGCGGTCGTGCTCCGGAGCGTGTCCGACTGCGACATCAGGACGACGGGGCGGGCCGAAGGGGGGGAACTCTTCCTGGAGGACGTCGTGACTCACGACCTCTCGCTCAGGCGTCGCAACACGTGGGCGAGGCAGATCAACGTCGAGAACGAGGGGACGCACGTACGGAACGACGGGTCCGACCTCTGGATGCTCGGATACAAGACGGAGCGCGGCGGGACCCTGCTGGAGACTCGCGGCGGCGGTCGCAGCGAGGTGCTCGGCGGTTTCAGCTACACGACCACCGCCGGCGGGTTGGCGCCGATGTTCGTCACCGCCGATTCGTCCGTCTTCGCCTACTTCGCCGAGGTCTGCTTCAACGGCGATCCCTTCTCCACGCTGATCCGCGAGACGCGAGCCGGGGAGACGAGAGTGGTGAAGCGAGCCGAGGGCTCGACCACGCCCTATATCGCAAGTCCGGCGGAGCGCTGA
- a CDS encoding type II secretion system F family protein, with product MADLTGGKGEGGRLSEDEVAGLSGHVSTLAAAGLPLGPGLTALGEELPDGRLRASLLDLGRALEGGMPLDEAMALQKRRIPAHLRGIVLGGLKSGRLGDVLGRFTGYVSIGTELRRRLWLSMAYPVFTIVLTLILLVLVDVFVVSMFESIFRDFGVPIPMMTVALIETSHVIRAVWPGLAVVGLVLAGLWLAGRLAFGGPAVRGILARLPVLGAVWRYTGWAEFCHLLALLLESRLPLPEALRLTGEGVENSGLARASDSMARDVENGRPLAATMGKQPELPPNLPRLIRWAGDHDATADLLHAAGEMYEARARSQAAFAGTVMAVLSAVIVFVGVSIGVIGLFLPLITLITKLSG from the coding sequence ATGGCGGACCTGACCGGCGGCAAGGGGGAGGGGGGTCGGCTCTCGGAGGACGAGGTGGCCGGGCTGTCGGGCCACGTCTCAACGCTGGCGGCGGCCGGTCTGCCGCTAGGCCCGGGGCTCACCGCGCTCGGCGAGGAGCTGCCGGACGGCCGCCTCCGGGCGTCCCTCCTGGACCTGGGCCGTGCGCTGGAGGGCGGCATGCCGCTGGACGAGGCGATGGCCCTCCAGAAGCGTCGGATCCCGGCCCACCTGCGCGGGATCGTCCTGGGGGGGCTGAAGTCCGGCCGCCTCGGCGACGTGCTCGGCCGCTTCACGGGATACGTGAGCATCGGCACCGAGCTGCGGAGGCGGCTCTGGCTGAGCATGGCCTACCCCGTGTTCACCATCGTGCTCACGCTGATCCTCCTGGTCCTGGTGGACGTCTTCGTCGTCTCGATGTTCGAGTCGATCTTCCGGGATTTCGGGGTCCCGATCCCAATGATGACGGTGGCCCTCATCGAGACCTCGCACGTGATCCGCGCCGTCTGGCCCGGCCTCGCGGTCGTCGGCCTGGTGCTGGCGGGGCTCTGGCTGGCGGGCAGGCTGGCGTTCGGCGGCCCCGCGGTGCGGGGGATCCTGGCGAGGCTCCCCGTCCTTGGCGCCGTCTGGAGGTACACGGGATGGGCCGAGTTCTGCCACCTCCTGGCCCTGCTCCTGGAGAGCCGCCTGCCGCTGCCGGAGGCCCTTCGCCTGACGGGAGAGGGCGTGGAGAACTCGGGCCTGGCGCGGGCCTCGGACTCCATGGCCAGGGATGTTGAGAACGGGCGGCCGCTGGCCGCGACGATGGGCAAGCAGCCCGAGCTCCCGCCGAACCTCCCGCGCCTGATCCGCTGGGCCGGCGACCACGACGCCACGGCGGACCTGCTGCACGCGGCCGGGGAGATGTACGAGGCCCGGGCCAGGAGCCAGGCGGCGTTCGCCGGGACGGTGATGGCCGTGCTCTCCGCGGTCATCGTCTTCGTGGGCGTTTCGATCGGGGTCATCGGGCTTTTCCTGCCCCTGATCACCCTGATCACCAAGCTCTCGGGATGA